Genomic window (Streptomyces sp. TG1A-60):
CGCCCGGCGAAGAGCACGTCCATCGGGATCAAGAACGCGGCCGGCGAGTACATCGCGGCTCTCTGCCTGAACCTCGACGTGTCGGTGCTGTCACCGGTGACGCTCGCGTTGTCGAACCTCGTGGCCACGGACACCGAGCACCGCGAGCAGGCCCTGGAGACCCTGCGGGACCGCAGCGCGCGCGAGCTTCGCCAGGCGGTGGAGGAACTGGCCGCGGAGCGCGGCGCGACTCCCCGGTCGCTGAGCAGACAGGACAAGAAGGCACTCGTACGGCAGCTGCACCAGGGCGGCTACTTCGACTCGCGTGATGCCGCGCAGACCATCGCGGACCTGCTCGGCGTGTCCCGGGCGACCGTTTACAACTACACCAAGTAAGGGGCACTTCGTGACCGCCGCCGGATCGACCACCGATCC
Coding sequences:
- a CDS encoding PAS domain-containing protein — encoded protein: MERVEREGVVTSASAEADEHLIREAEKIAVALGRMFPGLCEVVLHDLRDPQHAIRAIENNLSGREVGDSVTELGLARIEDPGYPSVIQNYPNQFPDGRPAKSTSIGIKNAAGEYIAALCLNLDVSVLSPVTLALSNLVATDTEHREQALETLRDRSARELRQAVEELAAERGATPRSLSRQDKKALVRQLHQGGYFDSRDAAQTIADLLGVSRATVYNYTK